In Carassius gibelio isolate Cgi1373 ecotype wild population from Czech Republic chromosome B2, carGib1.2-hapl.c, whole genome shotgun sequence, a single genomic region encodes these proteins:
- the LOC127951150 gene encoding sickle tail protein homolog isoform X2 has protein sequence MQSYNMEQKKEAFLEHLKQKYPHHASVIMGHQERLQDKIRSSGHSVTPQSAVGEPREHLSLASLESLEAMSEGEAPSAFTRGSRSRASLPVVKSNNQTKDRSLGVLYLQYGEETKQIRMPNEVTGADTIKALFVSAFPQHLTMKTLESPSVAIYIKDDMRNMYYELTDVRNITSHSCLKVYHKDPAQAFNHNTRPNNGEIRITRERLYSGRQQPGGQSPVHTLPHSPIHSVQGSLSPPTPRSMPSSPSRIPFGHSVAMPGGATLPRSNAPSNRSITPCSSAILERRDVKPDEDLSSKSVPLYSEAYASPEARLSVSSSQGSHSGDVPDGAAYIQHRSSIKSVGAYTDGQDLQHSLYRQKSRKYSESQLASMGSKTPPASPHRVNEVRMIDMLPGQNSHMPSQGVAAERASPVRRSFRKDSNVAMEVATRVRGNVASPVFADLQPSHGEKPFQGHVAAGDPQSEKIKAMEQQIASLTGLVQHALMKGPNTSAKETSSEKPVKIESSAQNGGVCTVSSTKEPDSISPVRDPAMSSILSTFRRNVSDLRLQLHQLKQMQLQNQDAMRQMLRQAELEISERFSDIVLHLKDPVHRQRVQVEEERHRYLGMEEMVLVQLGELENYVEMLKKESSCAMSNRPVTLKDVEEGAVNLRKVGEALATLKGEFPALQMKMRGVLRVEVEAVRFLKEEPHKMDSMLKRVKALTDTLSGLRRYTTESHNHTSDPVQGKALPADSVSFAEEYRSPKPVCESPTPQPRSPAKIICSEPVPTSPVTVHHIQGTPISMHHPSPPLTPTHSRDSPTVAKVSPRSRENSPALLKRAAPRGQEAVPATAVINTTGSSSPEEISVNTSRPMPDEVSKQAAEEDKVEMERILQQTQASLMKAIPDLEVSKQVDSASSHPPSILPDEVDFPLPVSSLPEAAPQDGPKADKPAQTSLERPQKPHRASVDRVQPNPETASKSPPPPPPRRFYPSGSGLTTGRSGEVIYTTRKESTSSQEGEEEAPKPKPLRVPPEVKPKPRTPPPVNTSTLQDEEDEGDKIMAELQQTPSHLSEEGALSERREASATHASPGVMYYITGTSKTSRQSTSRPDDLKEPKEATFSPSKVATENASDISQQQKLFKSNDLSVISLQPSQSVKEVQTKPNNIHEVPYSPFNSLRNSTEAEKGASLINPKELKAESVLKSLKQVVPTPSEKVSPVEERFEEQILRTSSVAPVMDKSIKHGHRTTTVKVTLVSKCPQSAEPVHQPNTDASFSTQPNNHDIEQDVPKRSSEDHARYTEEASLSPDLPGDEGPPPPNNIAFRITKTKVQALSTGEYQQLVNSKGTDVQTVKVGSEPTLSAPEDSRFDKKPVIIIFDEPMDICQAYKRLSTVFECEEELERVLSEERIDEENEEEEEANSKSQVGQITPADNLDQFRTENRASNRSSSSVPVPLQQQSSFEGPALSVEEGDKTESAKDAKKKFKFKFPKKQLVAIGQALRTGTKTGKKTLQVVVYEDEEEPDGTVKEFKEAKRFEIKSHADDDSTTPRSLWQNQTTTSQSTKDRTEELRKTTYQTLDSLEQTIKQLESTINDIEPTLVSEVSCKEESKAKRLSSDAEPEEGSPTKKPAPLKPKPHKSSLQKRSKTQSRSSSSTSTSSSSSSSKQSSGDSPASSQTSSPKSRPQPAESVEKPGKPQKLQDSQRQFRQVVLL, from the exons GTGTCCTCTACCTGCAGTATGGAGAAGAGACCAAACAGATCCGAATGCCCAATGAGGTGACGGGTGCAGACACCATCAAGGCTCTGTTTGTCAGTGCCTTCCCTCAGCACCTCACTATGAAGACCCTGGAGTCCCCCAGCGTGGCTATATACATCAAAGATGACATGAGGAATATGTACTATGAGCTGACTGATGTCAG GAACATCACATCACACTCTTGTCTGAAAGTGTATCACAAAGACCCAGCCCAGGCCTTCAATCACAACACAAGACCAAATAATGGAGAAATTAGG ATCACAAGAGAGAGGCTCTACAGTGGCAGACAGCAGCCGGGAGGCCAAAGCCCAGTGCACACTCTGCCTCACAGTCCCATACATTCAGTCCAGGGCTCTCTGTCTCCTCCTACACCTCGTTCCATGCCCTCATCTCCTTCTAGGATCCCTTTCGGCCACTCTGTTGCCATGCCTGGTGGTGCCACCTTACCCAGGTCCAACGCACCCTCAAATCGCTCTATCACACCCTGCTCCAGTGCCATCCTGGAGCGACGGGACGTAAAACCGGATGAGGATCTGAGCAGCAAGAGCGTTCCTTTGTATTCAGAAGCATATGCTTCACCTGAAGCCAGGCTCAGTGTCTCCTCATCACAAGGCAGCCATTCTGGAGACGTCCCGGATGGGGCGGCGTACATCCAGCACCGCTCCTCCATCAAGTCTGTCGGTGCGTACACAGATGGCCAGGATCTGCAGCACTCCCTCTACAGACAGAAATCTCGAAAGTACAGTGAGAGTCAGCTCGCCTCCATGGGCTCCAAAACACCGCCTGCTTCTCCTCACAGGGTCAATGAGGTCAGAATGATTGACATGCTCCCAGGCCAGAACTCCCACATGCCCTCACAAGGTGTGGCAGCGGAAAGAGCATCACCTGTGCGTAGATCTTTCCGCAAGGACAGTAATGTGGCCATGGAGGTGGCCACCAGGGTGAGAGGCAATGTGGCCTCCCCTGTTTTTGCCGACCTTCAGCCCAGTCACGGAGAGAAGCCATTTCAAGGACACGTGGCAGCTGGAGATCCTCAGAG TGAAAAAATAAAGGCAATGGAGCAGCAGATCGCCAGCCTTACTGGACTCGTTCAACACGCTCTTATGAAAGGGCCAAATACAAGTGCCAAAGAGACTTCCAG TGAGAAACCAGTAAAGATTGAGTCTTCGGCACAGAATGGTG GTGTCTGTACTGTATCATCAACTAAAGAGCCAGACAGTATTTCTCCTGTCAGAGACCCTGCTATGAGCTCAATCCTCTCCACCTTCAGGAGAAACGTCTCTGACCTCAGACTGCAGCTCCATCAACTCAAACAGATGCAG CTGCAAAACCAGGATGCCATGAGGCAGATGCTGCGACAGGCAGAGCTGGAGATCTCCGAGAGGTTTTCAGACATTGTGCTGCACCTTAAGGACCCCGTTCATAGACAGCGAGTCCAGGTGGAAGAGGAAAGACACAGATATCTAGGCATGGAGGAGATGGTTCTCGTACAGCTCGG AGAGCTGGAAAACTATGTGGAGATGCTCAAGAAAGAATCCAGCTGTGCCATGAGCAATCGCCCAGTCACTCTGAAGGATGTGGAGGAAGGGGCGGTCAACTTACGCAAAGTAGGAGAAGCTTTGGCCACACTCAAAG GAGAGTTCCCAGCCCTGCAGATGAAAATGCGTGGCGTGTTGAGGGTGGAGGTGGAGGCGGTGCGCTTCCTTAAAGAGGAGCCTCACAAAATGGACAGCATGCTGAAGAGAGTCAAAGCTCTGACTGACACTCTCAGTGGACTGAGAAG ATACACCACTGAAAGCCACAACCATACTTCTGACCCAGTCCAAGGGAAGGCGTTACCAGCTGATTCAGTTTCCTTTGCGGAAGAGTACAGATCTCCAAAACCTGTTTGTGAGTCCCCGACCCCACAGCCAAGATCACCTGCCAAAATCATCTGCTCGGAGCCCGTACCCACTTCTCCAGTCACGGTGCACCACATTCAGGGGACTCCCATCAGCATGCACCACCCCAGTCCCCCGCTCACACCCACCCATAGCAGGGACTCCCCCACTGTGGCGAAGGTCAGTCCCAGGAGCAGAGAAAACAGTCCTGCCCTGCTAAAGAGAGCAGCACCACGGGGCCAGGAAGCTGTGCCAGCAACCGCTGTCATCAACACGACTGGATCCTCCTCACCAGAGGAGATCTCTGTCAACACAAGCAGGCCCATGCCTGACGAG GTTTCTAAACAGGCAGCAGAGGAGGACAAGGTTGAAATGGAGAGGATCCTTCAGCAGACTCAGGCCAGCCTTATGAAGGCCATACCTGACCTGGAAGTGAGCAAACAGGTGGACAGCGCCTCCTCCCATCCACCCAGCATCTTGCCAGATGAGGTGGACTTTCCACTTCCTGTATCTTCACTCCCTG AAGCCGCACCGCAGGATGGACCCAAAGCAGATAAACCAGCCCAGACCAGTTTGGAGAGGCCACAGAAGCCCCACAGGGCCAGTGTTGACAGAGTACAGCCCAACCCTGAAACGGCCAGCAAATcgcctccccctccccctccacgCAGATTCTACCCCTCTGGATCTGGACTCACCACAGGACGTTCGGGAGAGGTGATCTACACCACCCGGAAAGAGTCCACTAGCTCACAG GAGGGTGAAGAGGAGGCCCCGAAGCCCAAACCCTTGCGTGTGCCCCCAGAGGTCAAGCCCAAGCCCCGCACTCCTCCTCCTGTCAACACCTCCACCTTACAAGATGAAGAGGATGAAGGAGATAAGATCATGGCTGAGCTACAG CAGACCCCTTCTCACCTATCTGAAGAAGGAGCACTGTCTGAACGTAGGGAAGCTAGTGCAACACATGCTTCACCTGGG GTCATGTATTATATCACTGGAACATCAAAAACATCAAGGCAGAGCACCTCTAGGCCAGATGACCTAAAGGAACCCAAGGAAGCAACTTTTTCTCCTTCGAAGGTTGCAACTGAGAATGCTTCTGACATTTCCCAACAACAAAAACTGTTCAAATCAAATGACTTATCTGTAATTTCACTTCAGCCAAGCCAATCAGTCAAGGAGGTCCAAACCAAGCCAAATAATATTCATGAGGTGCCATATAGCCCCTTTAACTCTTTAAGGAACAGCACGGAAGCTGAAAAAGGGGCATCGCTCATTAATCCCAAAGAGCTCAAGGCTGAATCAGTGCTGAAGTCTCTAAAGCAGGTGGTTCCTACACCTTCTGAGAAAGTTTCACCCGTTGAGGAGAGGTTTGAGGAGCAGATACTGCGTACATCCTCCGTTGCACCTGTTATGGACAAGTCAATAAAGCATGGACATCGCACGACCACTGTTAAAGTTACACTTGTTAGCAAGTGTCCACAAAGTGCTGAACCAGTCCATCAGCCCAACACTGATGCCTCATTTTCAACACAACCGAATAACCATGACATTGAGCAGGATGTACCAAAGAGATCATCTGAAGATCATGCCAGATACACTGAGGAGGCCAGTCTAAGTCCAGACCTCCCAGGAGATGAAGGTCCTCCTCCACCAAATAACATTGCCTTCAGGATCACTAAGACCAAGGTGCAGGCTCTATCGACTGGAGAGTACCAACAGCTGGTAAACAGTAAAGGCACAGATGTCCAAACTGTTAAAGTGGGCTCAGAACCAACCCTATCTGCCCCCGAGGACTCTAGGTTTGACAAGAAGCCGGTTATCATCATTTTTGACGAGCCTATGGACATCTGTCAGGCCTACAAGCGACTGTCCACCGTCTTTGAATGTGAAGAAGAGCTTGAGAGGGTGCTATCGGAAGAGAGGATAGATGAAGAgaacgaggaggaagaggaagccaACTCAAAGAGTCAGGTCGGTCAGATAACACCTGCAGATAATCTAGATCAGTTCAGAACTGAGAATAGGGCAAGCAATCGGAGTAGTAGTAGCGTTCCAGTGCCTCTACAACAGCAGAGTTCCTTTGAGGGTCCTGCTCTTTCTGTTGAGGAAGGAGACAAGACAGAATCTGCTAAAGATGCCAAAAAGAAATTCAAGTTTAAGTTCCCCAAGAAGCAGCTTGTAGCTATTGGCCAAGCTCTTCGTACGGGGACAAAAACTGGCAAAAAGACACTGCAGGTAGTTGTCTACGAGGATGAAGAGGAACCAGATGGAACCGTGAAGGAGTTTAAAGAAGCTAAAAGGTTTGAGATCAAGTCCCACGCAGACGATGATTCTACCACCCCTAGGTCATTATGGCAAAACCAGACCACCACATCACAGAGCACCAAAGACAGAACTGAGGAACTCCGTAAGACTACTTATCAAACATTAGACAGCCTTGAGCAGACCATTAAGCAGTTGGAAAGTACCATCAATGATATTGAGCCTACATTGGTTTCGGAAGTCTCCTGCAAGGAGGAATCGAAAGCTAAGAGATTGTCCAGTGATGCAGAACCGGAGGAGGGCAGTCCCACAAAAAAGCCAGCCCCACTGAAGCCCAAACCCCACAAGTCATCTCTGCAAAAGAGATCCAAAACACAGTCTCGATCCTCCTCAagcacctccacctcctccagtTCCTCCAGCAGTAAACAG AGCTCTGGGGACTCGCCTGCTTCGAGTCAGACTTCCTCACCCAAGTCTCGCCCGCAGCCAGCAGAGAGTGTGGAAAAACCTGGAAAACCTCAAAAGCTCCAGGACTCCCAGAGGCAATTCCGTCAGGTGGTTTTACTGTAG
- the LOC127951150 gene encoding sickle tail protein homolog isoform X1: MQSYNMEQKKEAFLEHLKQKYPHHASVIMGHQERLQDKIRSSGHSVTPQSAVGEPREHLSLASLESLEAMSEGEAPSAFTRGSRSRASLPVVKSNNQTKDRSLGVLYLQYGEETKQIRMPNEVTGADTIKALFVSAFPQHLTMKTLESPSVAIYIKDDMRNMYYELTDVRNITSHSCLKVYHKDPAQAFNHNTRPNNGEIRITRERLYSGRQQPGGQSPVHTLPHSPIHSVQGSLSPPTPRSMPSSPSRIPFGHSVAMPGGATLPRSNAPSNRSITPCSSAILERRDVKPDEDLSSKSVPLYSEAYASPEARLSVSSSQGSHSGDVPDGAAYIQHRSSIKSVGAYTDGQDLQHSLYRQKSRKYSESQLASMGSKTPPASPHRVNEVRMIDMLPGQNSHMPSQGVAAERASPVRRSFRKDSNVAMEVATRVRGNVASPVFADLQPSHGEKPFQGHVAAGDPQSEKIKAMEQQIASLTGLVQHALMKGPNTSAKETSSEKPVKIESSAQNGGVCTVSSTKEPDSISPVRDPAMSSILSTFRRNVSDLRLQLHQLKQMQLQNQDAMRQMLRQAELEISERFSDIVLHLKDPVHRQRVQVEEERHRYLGMEEMVLVQLGELENYVEMLKKESSCAMSNRPVTLKDVEEGAVNLRKVGEALATLKGEFPALQMKMRGVLRVEVEAVRFLKEEPHKMDSMLKRVKALTDTLSGLRRYTTESHNHTSDPVQGKALPADSVSFAEEYRSPKPVCESPTPQPRSPAKIICSEPVPTSPVTVHHIQGTPISMHHPSPPLTPTHSRDSPTVAKVSPRSRENSPALLKRAAPRGQEAVPATAVINTTGSSSPEEISVNTSRPMPDEVSKQAAEEDKVEMERILQQTQASLMKAIPDLEVSKQVDSASSHPPSILPDEVDFPLPVSSLPEAAPQDGPKADKPAQTSLERPQKPHRASVDRVQPNPETASKSPPPPPPRRFYPSGSGLTTGRSGEVIYTTRKESTSSQEGEEEAPKPKPLRVPPEVKPKPRTPPPVNTSTLQDEEDEGDKIMAELQVFQKCTKKDLQPRYIVDLTSRELSDSEMEPGLSLSYHTKTPSHLSEEGALSERREASATHASPGVMYYITGTSKTSRQSTSRPDDLKEPKEATFSPSKVATENASDISQQQKLFKSNDLSVISLQPSQSVKEVQTKPNNIHEVPYSPFNSLRNSTEAEKGASLINPKELKAESVLKSLKQVVPTPSEKVSPVEERFEEQILRTSSVAPVMDKSIKHGHRTTTVKVTLVSKCPQSAEPVHQPNTDASFSTQPNNHDIEQDVPKRSSEDHARYTEEASLSPDLPGDEGPPPPNNIAFRITKTKVQALSTGEYQQLVNSKGTDVQTVKVGSEPTLSAPEDSRFDKKPVIIIFDEPMDICQAYKRLSTVFECEEELERVLSEERIDEENEEEEEANSKSQVGQITPADNLDQFRTENRASNRSSSSVPVPLQQQSSFEGPALSVEEGDKTESAKDAKKKFKFKFPKKQLVAIGQALRTGTKTGKKTLQVVVYEDEEEPDGTVKEFKEAKRFEIKSHADDDSTTPRSLWQNQTTTSQSTKDRTEELRKTTYQTLDSLEQTIKQLESTINDIEPTLVSEVSCKEESKAKRLSSDAEPEEGSPTKKPAPLKPKPHKSSLQKRSKTQSRSSSSTSTSSSSSSSKQSSGDSPASSQTSSPKSRPQPAESVEKPGKPQKLQDSQRQFRQVVLL; this comes from the exons GTGTCCTCTACCTGCAGTATGGAGAAGAGACCAAACAGATCCGAATGCCCAATGAGGTGACGGGTGCAGACACCATCAAGGCTCTGTTTGTCAGTGCCTTCCCTCAGCACCTCACTATGAAGACCCTGGAGTCCCCCAGCGTGGCTATATACATCAAAGATGACATGAGGAATATGTACTATGAGCTGACTGATGTCAG GAACATCACATCACACTCTTGTCTGAAAGTGTATCACAAAGACCCAGCCCAGGCCTTCAATCACAACACAAGACCAAATAATGGAGAAATTAGG ATCACAAGAGAGAGGCTCTACAGTGGCAGACAGCAGCCGGGAGGCCAAAGCCCAGTGCACACTCTGCCTCACAGTCCCATACATTCAGTCCAGGGCTCTCTGTCTCCTCCTACACCTCGTTCCATGCCCTCATCTCCTTCTAGGATCCCTTTCGGCCACTCTGTTGCCATGCCTGGTGGTGCCACCTTACCCAGGTCCAACGCACCCTCAAATCGCTCTATCACACCCTGCTCCAGTGCCATCCTGGAGCGACGGGACGTAAAACCGGATGAGGATCTGAGCAGCAAGAGCGTTCCTTTGTATTCAGAAGCATATGCTTCACCTGAAGCCAGGCTCAGTGTCTCCTCATCACAAGGCAGCCATTCTGGAGACGTCCCGGATGGGGCGGCGTACATCCAGCACCGCTCCTCCATCAAGTCTGTCGGTGCGTACACAGATGGCCAGGATCTGCAGCACTCCCTCTACAGACAGAAATCTCGAAAGTACAGTGAGAGTCAGCTCGCCTCCATGGGCTCCAAAACACCGCCTGCTTCTCCTCACAGGGTCAATGAGGTCAGAATGATTGACATGCTCCCAGGCCAGAACTCCCACATGCCCTCACAAGGTGTGGCAGCGGAAAGAGCATCACCTGTGCGTAGATCTTTCCGCAAGGACAGTAATGTGGCCATGGAGGTGGCCACCAGGGTGAGAGGCAATGTGGCCTCCCCTGTTTTTGCCGACCTTCAGCCCAGTCACGGAGAGAAGCCATTTCAAGGACACGTGGCAGCTGGAGATCCTCAGAG TGAAAAAATAAAGGCAATGGAGCAGCAGATCGCCAGCCTTACTGGACTCGTTCAACACGCTCTTATGAAAGGGCCAAATACAAGTGCCAAAGAGACTTCCAG TGAGAAACCAGTAAAGATTGAGTCTTCGGCACAGAATGGTG GTGTCTGTACTGTATCATCAACTAAAGAGCCAGACAGTATTTCTCCTGTCAGAGACCCTGCTATGAGCTCAATCCTCTCCACCTTCAGGAGAAACGTCTCTGACCTCAGACTGCAGCTCCATCAACTCAAACAGATGCAG CTGCAAAACCAGGATGCCATGAGGCAGATGCTGCGACAGGCAGAGCTGGAGATCTCCGAGAGGTTTTCAGACATTGTGCTGCACCTTAAGGACCCCGTTCATAGACAGCGAGTCCAGGTGGAAGAGGAAAGACACAGATATCTAGGCATGGAGGAGATGGTTCTCGTACAGCTCGG AGAGCTGGAAAACTATGTGGAGATGCTCAAGAAAGAATCCAGCTGTGCCATGAGCAATCGCCCAGTCACTCTGAAGGATGTGGAGGAAGGGGCGGTCAACTTACGCAAAGTAGGAGAAGCTTTGGCCACACTCAAAG GAGAGTTCCCAGCCCTGCAGATGAAAATGCGTGGCGTGTTGAGGGTGGAGGTGGAGGCGGTGCGCTTCCTTAAAGAGGAGCCTCACAAAATGGACAGCATGCTGAAGAGAGTCAAAGCTCTGACTGACACTCTCAGTGGACTGAGAAG ATACACCACTGAAAGCCACAACCATACTTCTGACCCAGTCCAAGGGAAGGCGTTACCAGCTGATTCAGTTTCCTTTGCGGAAGAGTACAGATCTCCAAAACCTGTTTGTGAGTCCCCGACCCCACAGCCAAGATCACCTGCCAAAATCATCTGCTCGGAGCCCGTACCCACTTCTCCAGTCACGGTGCACCACATTCAGGGGACTCCCATCAGCATGCACCACCCCAGTCCCCCGCTCACACCCACCCATAGCAGGGACTCCCCCACTGTGGCGAAGGTCAGTCCCAGGAGCAGAGAAAACAGTCCTGCCCTGCTAAAGAGAGCAGCACCACGGGGCCAGGAAGCTGTGCCAGCAACCGCTGTCATCAACACGACTGGATCCTCCTCACCAGAGGAGATCTCTGTCAACACAAGCAGGCCCATGCCTGACGAG GTTTCTAAACAGGCAGCAGAGGAGGACAAGGTTGAAATGGAGAGGATCCTTCAGCAGACTCAGGCCAGCCTTATGAAGGCCATACCTGACCTGGAAGTGAGCAAACAGGTGGACAGCGCCTCCTCCCATCCACCCAGCATCTTGCCAGATGAGGTGGACTTTCCACTTCCTGTATCTTCACTCCCTG AAGCCGCACCGCAGGATGGACCCAAAGCAGATAAACCAGCCCAGACCAGTTTGGAGAGGCCACAGAAGCCCCACAGGGCCAGTGTTGACAGAGTACAGCCCAACCCTGAAACGGCCAGCAAATcgcctccccctccccctccacgCAGATTCTACCCCTCTGGATCTGGACTCACCACAGGACGTTCGGGAGAGGTGATCTACACCACCCGGAAAGAGTCCACTAGCTCACAG GAGGGTGAAGAGGAGGCCCCGAAGCCCAAACCCTTGCGTGTGCCCCCAGAGGTCAAGCCCAAGCCCCGCACTCCTCCTCCTGTCAACACCTCCACCTTACAAGATGAAGAGGATGAAGGAGATAAGATCATGGCTGAGCTACAG GTGTTTCAGAAGTgcacaaaaaaagatttacagcCCAGATATATTGTTGATCTCACATCCCGTGAGCTCTCAGACAGTGAGATGGAGCCAGGGCTTTCCCTGTCTTACCACACAAAG ACCCCTTCTCACCTATCTGAAGAAGGAGCACTGTCTGAACGTAGGGAAGCTAGTGCAACACATGCTTCACCTGGG GTCATGTATTATATCACTGGAACATCAAAAACATCAAGGCAGAGCACCTCTAGGCCAGATGACCTAAAGGAACCCAAGGAAGCAACTTTTTCTCCTTCGAAGGTTGCAACTGAGAATGCTTCTGACATTTCCCAACAACAAAAACTGTTCAAATCAAATGACTTATCTGTAATTTCACTTCAGCCAAGCCAATCAGTCAAGGAGGTCCAAACCAAGCCAAATAATATTCATGAGGTGCCATATAGCCCCTTTAACTCTTTAAGGAACAGCACGGAAGCTGAAAAAGGGGCATCGCTCATTAATCCCAAAGAGCTCAAGGCTGAATCAGTGCTGAAGTCTCTAAAGCAGGTGGTTCCTACACCTTCTGAGAAAGTTTCACCCGTTGAGGAGAGGTTTGAGGAGCAGATACTGCGTACATCCTCCGTTGCACCTGTTATGGACAAGTCAATAAAGCATGGACATCGCACGACCACTGTTAAAGTTACACTTGTTAGCAAGTGTCCACAAAGTGCTGAACCAGTCCATCAGCCCAACACTGATGCCTCATTTTCAACACAACCGAATAACCATGACATTGAGCAGGATGTACCAAAGAGATCATCTGAAGATCATGCCAGATACACTGAGGAGGCCAGTCTAAGTCCAGACCTCCCAGGAGATGAAGGTCCTCCTCCACCAAATAACATTGCCTTCAGGATCACTAAGACCAAGGTGCAGGCTCTATCGACTGGAGAGTACCAACAGCTGGTAAACAGTAAAGGCACAGATGTCCAAACTGTTAAAGTGGGCTCAGAACCAACCCTATCTGCCCCCGAGGACTCTAGGTTTGACAAGAAGCCGGTTATCATCATTTTTGACGAGCCTATGGACATCTGTCAGGCCTACAAGCGACTGTCCACCGTCTTTGAATGTGAAGAAGAGCTTGAGAGGGTGCTATCGGAAGAGAGGATAGATGAAGAgaacgaggaggaagaggaagccaACTCAAAGAGTCAGGTCGGTCAGATAACACCTGCAGATAATCTAGATCAGTTCAGAACTGAGAATAGGGCAAGCAATCGGAGTAGTAGTAGCGTTCCAGTGCCTCTACAACAGCAGAGTTCCTTTGAGGGTCCTGCTCTTTCTGTTGAGGAAGGAGACAAGACAGAATCTGCTAAAGATGCCAAAAAGAAATTCAAGTTTAAGTTCCCCAAGAAGCAGCTTGTAGCTATTGGCCAAGCTCTTCGTACGGGGACAAAAACTGGCAAAAAGACACTGCAGGTAGTTGTCTACGAGGATGAAGAGGAACCAGATGGAACCGTGAAGGAGTTTAAAGAAGCTAAAAGGTTTGAGATCAAGTCCCACGCAGACGATGATTCTACCACCCCTAGGTCATTATGGCAAAACCAGACCACCACATCACAGAGCACCAAAGACAGAACTGAGGAACTCCGTAAGACTACTTATCAAACATTAGACAGCCTTGAGCAGACCATTAAGCAGTTGGAAAGTACCATCAATGATATTGAGCCTACATTGGTTTCGGAAGTCTCCTGCAAGGAGGAATCGAAAGCTAAGAGATTGTCCAGTGATGCAGAACCGGAGGAGGGCAGTCCCACAAAAAAGCCAGCCCCACTGAAGCCCAAACCCCACAAGTCATCTCTGCAAAAGAGATCCAAAACACAGTCTCGATCCTCCTCAagcacctccacctcctccagtTCCTCCAGCAGTAAACAG AGCTCTGGGGACTCGCCTGCTTCGAGTCAGACTTCCTCACCCAAGTCTCGCCCGCAGCCAGCAGAGAGTGTGGAAAAACCTGGAAAACCTCAAAAGCTCCAGGACTCCCAGAGGCAATTCCGTCAGGTGGTTTTACTGTAG